The Mangrovivirga cuniculi genomic sequence TCAACTGAAGCTGCCTCCTGGCTTGTTGAAAACAGAAACATTAAAGCGATTGGTATTGATACACCAAGTATAGACTATGGCCAATCGGAATTATTTAAGGCCCATGTAATACTACTTGAAGAAAACATTCCAGTATTCGAAAATGTATCCCGGACTGATGAACTCCCAGCTAATAATTTTCAAATTATAGCACTTCCAATGAAAATAAAAGGAGGAAGTGGGGGACCATTGAGGATAATAGCCCTTATTTAGCTGTTTATTAAGGAGATATTCTAGCGTAGTTCCTATTTTTTTAAGAACTTATAATAGGTCACCAATAAACCCTATTATGAAAGTTCCTGTATTTTCCAGCCTTATATTTCTTGTTGCGATTTTCATCATTCCGTCGAGTTTTGCACAGGATGCAAATAAAAAAACCTATTGCAATCCTATAGATATTGATTATTCCTATATGTCGCATTATCGGGCCAGAACTGATGTTTCTTATCGTTCGGGAGCCGATCCGGCGATAGTAAATTTCAAAGGAAAGTATTACCTGTTTGTGACTCGTTCTCATGGTTATTGGGTTTCTGAGGATATGAGCTCCTGGAAATTTATCAAACCGGTAGCCTGGTATTTCAAAGGTTCTAATGCCCCAGCTGCAGCTGTGTATAAAGATAAGATTATCGTTTATGGTGATCCTTCAGGTCGAGGTCCGGTAATAGAAACTGCAACTCCCGAGATTGGTGACTGGAAAACGAATTACGCAGTGCTTAATCCTCCGGGAGGAATACAGGACCCCTGCCTTTTTGTGGACGATGATGGAAAAGTTTATTTGTATGAAGAATCATCTAATAAATGGCCAATTCGAGGGGTTGAACTTGATCCTGACAATTACTTTGTCCCGATGGGTAAAGAAACAGATCTGTTTAATCTTGACCCGGACAAACATGGCTGGGAAAGATTTGGCCAGGACCACAAGTCAGATATTGATCCATATATAGAAGGGCCATGGATGATGAAACACGGTGATACCTATTATCTTGAGTACGGTGCGCCTGGCACCCAATGGAATGTGTATGCAGATGGCGTCTATACCAGTAAAAATCCTTTAGGTCCTTTTGAATACGCTCCCTACAATCCTATTTCATATAAGCCGGGAGGATTTCTTAAGGGATCCGGACACGGTAGTACTGTGAGAGATAACAATGGAAATTACTGGCATTTCGCGACTATGGCCATATCAGTAAATTATAAATTCGAACGTCGAATCGGGATGTATCCGGCAGGATTTGAATCAAATGGCCAAATGTATGTAAATACTGCATATGGTGATTATCCTCACTATCTTCCGGACACCAAAGTTGAAAGCCACAAGAACCGATTTACCGGATGGAT encodes the following:
- a CDS encoding family 43 glycosylhydrolase, with amino-acid sequence MKVPVFSSLIFLVAIFIIPSSFAQDANKKTYCNPIDIDYSYMSHYRARTDVSYRSGADPAIVNFKGKYYLFVTRSHGYWVSEDMSSWKFIKPVAWYFKGSNAPAAAVYKDKIIVYGDPSGRGPVIETATPEIGDWKTNYAVLNPPGGIQDPCLFVDDDGKVYLYEESSNKWPIRGVELDPDNYFVPMGKETDLFNLDPDKHGWERFGQDHKSDIDPYIEGPWMMKHGDTYYLEYGAPGTQWNVYADGVYTSKNPLGPFEYAPYNPISYKPGGFLKGSGHGSTVRDNNGNYWHFATMAISVNYKFERRIGMYPAGFESNGQMYVNTAYGDYPHYLPDTKVESHKNRFTGWMLLSYNKPVQTNSPLVKKIFMSLMKVVQATCWNKSLILISKE